DNA from Rosa rugosa chromosome 6, drRosRugo1.1, whole genome shotgun sequence:
GTGACAATAATTAGTTAATAATATTATGCAATGACTAATGATTTTCTTCAATCATGTGAAAATTTTCAAGTAGAAAATAAATGGAATGAACAAAGTATAAGATGAAGTCTAAAATTGAGTAACTAAAGTTATATTTCTCATAAGTGCGTTTTTGATGGCAAAAGCTAGATAGTTTAAGTTGCTGATGGTATTTCTTCGCATCTGCCGTCTTAGCTCAGCCGGTAGAGCGCACGGCTTTTAACCGTGTGGTCGTGGGTtcgattcccacagacggcgaagctttttgtttttttgcagTCTTGTCATGGGGTTCACGTCCTCACCACTCTTACTGTTGAAATTAAATTCAATGCCATAAGGAATAAGCAAGTTGGACCAAAAAGAGAGAGCTAGCTTCATGGGATGGTCATGTACTACACACCTATAGCAATAATAACACACCAACTTATATttcaaaaaatagaaaaaaaataacacacCAACTTCCCAATCTCTCACGCACATTCTCGTTCATGCATTTCAGTTTTCCCAATCTGTTCATTATTTCCCTCTTCTCCTATGTCATCCCCCTCTTGTTTTCTTACCTACTTTTACCTTAATGGCACCCACGACATGGCACCTCAATAATCTCTCTTTGCTTCACGCCTCAATAACTTCCATTACTTCTTCTGCTCCCGGAACTCAATGTTCTCGGAATCTCAGCTGGTTTTTGTCTGTGTAAAGAATGAAACTCGAAGACTTTCTAATGCAACGAAGCGAGGACAAGCAGAAGAGACTTGTTCTTGAGGAAGAGGTGACAAAACCCTACATGAGATTTGGTAGCATACTATATTAATAATTTTGTTACTTAAAAGTAGTTGACAGTATATAACCAAGTACATGTGTTTTGTTCTTCTACAGGTTCTGAAACTGCAAGAAGAGTTGGATGGGGAGCAAACACTTAATAGGGTTCTTCACTGCGCACTTCATGGACCTGCTCTATCACATCCATGTCTTCTCTCATTGCTTCCACCTCAGGTAAATATATCATTATATGTAGGGCTACTTTAAGTGGAACTGAATTTTAAGAAGAGGGTTTTACACTGTGCAGGTTCAGGAACTATTTTCAGAGCTGGAAATGGTGGAAGGCGAGATCAGTGGGCTTGAAAGAAAAGTCGAAGAGCTGAAACTGATGTTGTACAAAGAGAGAGCTCAAACAAGAGAGTGGGAAATGCATAGGAGGCAGTGGGAACAGAATCAGTCATTCTTCAGAGCTGGAAATCAGTCACTGATTGAGGGATCGAGATCGCAGAACTACGAAGcattgagaaaagaaaaaaggagagTAAGGGATAGAAGAGCCTCTGTTGGTTCTGCTTCTGATATGCAAAGGTGGAATTTCACAAAAACTGATGGTAAACTGCTTGTTAATATATAAGTGAGCAATGAGGTTGCACTTTCGGCATTAAACTCATaatgtttgttttgtttcttttgtttttttggcagGAGAGATTGCTGAAATGTCAAGGAGACTAagcagaagaagcagaattcaAAGCGTTGTGGAAAATGAAAGTGGCATTCTGAAACCAAATGAACTCTCGGAACAGTTGCTCAAGTGCCTCATAGGCATATTTCTTGAACTAAAACAGACCTCATTGGACAAAGAGGGGTCATCATCTGTTGTGCCAAAGCTTACTCTCTCTTGCATGAACTCAAAAGGGTTCATACCGAAAACCTCATTCAACTGCAAATCATCAGCGCTCTTCAGCTACAACACATCACATGTTGACCCTTATTGCATTTTGCCAGATATAGATGGTGCTGTCCGGGACGTTGGCCCATATAAGAACTTCATCCAAATCACAAGAAGCTCATTAGACATCAGACGCTTATCGGATTGTTCAAATGGAATTGAAAAATTGAGGTGACTTGCAGGTCCCGTCAGCAATGATATATGATTTTTAATTTGTGACATATTCCAAACTATTATTTCAATGAAGTCTTCTATTCTGTTCAGGAAATTGATGCGTCAATTGTGTGATGTGGACTTGACTTGCTTGACATACAAGCAgaagctagcattttggatcaATATCTACAATGCCTGCATCATGCATGTACTGTAAGACATCTTAAGTAACAAAACAAGAAAGACAGAAAGATCAAGTGAGATATCTGATGTGAGCTTCTGTTCTTATCGATTTTCAGGCATTTCTCGATCATGGGTTGCCTTCCACACAAGAAAAGCTACTTGCACTTATGAACAAGGTACACCAGTGCCTGATTGATTCTCAATTCTAAAGTATTCATCACATAAATCACTCTAGAAATTCAACTGATAAACAGTGCCATTTTCAACTAGGCTGCACTGAATGTTGGCGGCATAGTGCTCAATGCTCTAGCTATCGAGCATTTCATACTCCGACATCCATCAGAAACAAAACATGTAAGTGAAACCATATGCACCCAAATAATACTTGTTGAACCTTCCTCTATTTTATCTGATCAATTTACATCTCAATTAGTAGGGACCTGCTTATGAGAAAGAAATGCTACTAAGACATGCCTATGGTTTAGGATACCCTGAACCAAATGTGACCTTTGCACTTTGCAGAGGAAGTTGGTCCTCACCAGCAGTAAGTGTATCATTGCTCTCCTAGTTCATTTCAGAAAGGCATTTTCTCCATCTATTCCGTATTGGATTTCTCCAACCTCCATAATTTAAACGTACACCTGATCTGATGTGCAGTTAAGGATCTATACCTCAGAGGAGATTGTAAATGAGTTAGAGAGAGCCAAAGTAGAGTACTTGGAAGCTTCGGTGGGAGTTACTAGCAAGAAGAGAATTGTGGTGCCAAAGCTTCTACAATGGCATATGCGCGATTTTGCAGATGATATGGACTCGCTGCTAGAATGGATTTACAGCCAATTGCCACGATCTGGGTCGCTGAAAAGATTGATAATGGAGTGCTTGAATGGTGAAACAAAGTCACCGATAAACAAAATGGTAGAAGTCCAAACTCATGAATCTGAGTTCCGCTATTTACTGCCATTGTGAGCAAATGACGAGAATCAAAATGCAACTGTCCGGTAAAACACTGCTCAACATGTAAAGGATTTCGATATGTGTAGTTAATTATTCATTGTACCACAAGTTCAACATTATAGAGCATTTTACTACGTAAACATTTGTGTTCCATCGAGTTAAAGCATTTCTGAACGAGCTCCAGCTCTACTCAGAAAACTGACAAACTTGTATACATCCGAAGTATAACCACTGTACAACAACCAAAGAGCAGCTGATACAATCAGGAATTAAAAAACCCCACTTTCTAGCGAAAAGAATGAACATACTCGAGAGTTGAGACATTTTCCTAAAAAGGTATGATCGCAATGCTTTTGCCTACCGTACAAAAACTGCAGGAACAGATACAACACGTTTAGAAAACTGTAGTACACAATGTATTTCCTATTTTCTCTTGAATTCTGAATATTCATTTTCGGCATCCCTACCAATCATACATGGGCCTGAGAGGGCTCAACCAAGAAAATTCACAATTCTGTTCAACAGATTTAACCCGAAGACAGTTTCTTCACAGTTCACTTTGACTGTCAGTTCCAGTGGTTCAGAACATCTACCTTCTACAGTAATGGTAATTAAGCACGGGACTGAGGTGCTCAAGAGCTTGCTGCTGAAACGTAAGCACAAACCTGTTGCATCGTCAAGTTTTGCTGCAACCGGCATGTCAACAGATACAAGATACAGATTCGCATTGCTAAGCATCTTCAACGCAAGACTTCGGCAGATTACAAGAAATTTGTCTTCTACCAAAGACTTGTCTCCCTTGTTCTTGTCTAGATCCTCAATGTGATCAATGAAATTGCACCTGTTTTACAAAACATGACATTCAATCTACATTGCCAACAAAAACCTAACTAGAAGAAGATTTTGAAATCCATAATTGACAATTTTATATGACTTCAGAAAAACGAATCACTCTACCTTCTTGTGCATTCAAACATTCCTCGCAGATGAGACTCCTTAATTGTGAAGGCATCAACATCCAAAGGAAGAGCTCTTACAAAGTATCCAATGTCAGGCCTCAACTTAACAGGAAGCTTCTTGCCATTACAATATAAGGTGAGTTTTAGAGGCAAGAGGTGGTGATGGAAGCGAACTTGGATGATTCTTGTCACAGTTTGACCAGATTCCAGAGAAGTGATCTCTTCTACAGAAGCTAGATTTGACGCATTATTTTGAGATATCATGGAGCTGCAGTATCAAGATAAATCATGACAAAAGATTAGCCCTCACGAAAACAAAAGATGCCGGGAGGAGAAATAAGCATA
Protein-coding regions in this window:
- the LOC133714707 gene encoding uncharacterized protein LOC133714707 isoform X2, producing the protein MKLEDFLMQRSEDKQKRLVLEEEVLKLQEELDGEQTLNRVLHCALHGPALSHPCLLSLLPPQVQELFSELEMVEGEISGLERKVEELKLMLYKERAQTREWEMHRRQWEQNQSFFRAGNQSLIEGSRSQNYEALRKEKRRVRDRRASVGSASDMQRWNFTKTDGEIAEMSRRLSRRSRIQSVVENESGILKPNELSEQLLKCLIGIFLELKQTSLDKEGSSSVVPKLTLSCMNSKGFIPKTSFNCKSSALFSYNTSHVDPYCILPDIDGAVRDVGPYKNFIQITRSSLDIRRLSDCSNGIEKLRKLMRQLCDVDLTCLTYKQKLAFWINIYNACIMHAFLDHGLPSTQEKLLALMNKAALNVGGIVLNALAIEHFILRHPSETKH
- the LOC133714707 gene encoding uncharacterized protein LOC133714707 isoform X1, with product MKLEDFLMQRSEDKQKRLVLEEEVLKLQEELDGEQTLNRVLHCALHGPALSHPCLLSLLPPQVQELFSELEMVEGEISGLERKVEELKLMLYKERAQTREWEMHRRQWEQNQSFFRAGNQSLIEGSRSQNYEALRKEKRRVRDRRASVGSASDMQRWNFTKTDGEIAEMSRRLSRRSRIQSVVENESGILKPNELSEQLLKCLIGIFLELKQTSLDKEGSSSVVPKLTLSCMNSKGFIPKTSFNCKSSALFSYNTSHVDPYCILPDIDGAVRDVGPYKNFIQITRSSLDIRRLSDCSNGIEKLRKLMRQLCDVDLTCLTYKQKLAFWINIYNACIMHAFLDHGLPSTQEKLLALMNKAALNVGGIVLNALAIEHFILRHPSETKHGPAYEKEMLLRHAYGLGYPEPNVTFALCRGSWSSPALRIYTSEEIVNELERAKVEYLEASVGVTSKKRIVVPKLLQWHMRDFADDMDSLLEWIYSQLPRSGSLKRLIMECLNGETKSPINKMVEVQTHESEFRYLLPL